A single genomic interval of Chryseobacterium paludis harbors:
- a CDS encoding glycine-rich domain-containing protein, with product METTIIIKEDSLWNRISEFSLDAAEASFPFSRKLAKEEKWTLDFTQKAIEEYKKFVYLCCILPNGASPSEIIDKVWHMHLIYTQNYWEDFCPNILKRKLHHHPSKGGYTEKLKHDDWFNGTLKYYREIFQYEAPEDIWKNHDNINSKKHWIKRLYLSLLLLTPFLFSSCLGQVISVLSPIILTIIAVLGFGYLIFLLQDNGKNNRSTNDGGGGSSCGGNSCSGGGDGGGCGGGCGGCGGCGGG from the coding sequence ATGGAAACGACAATCATTATAAAAGAAGATTCCCTATGGAATAGGATTAGCGAGTTTTCACTAGATGCTGCGGAAGCTAGCTTTCCCTTTTCAAGGAAATTAGCAAAAGAAGAAAAATGGACCTTAGATTTTACCCAAAAAGCCATAGAAGAGTATAAAAAATTTGTTTATCTGTGTTGTATTTTGCCCAATGGGGCTTCGCCAAGTGAAATAATTGATAAAGTATGGCATATGCACCTTATTTACACGCAAAATTATTGGGAAGACTTTTGTCCGAATATCTTAAAAAGAAAGCTTCATCATCATCCTTCCAAAGGAGGCTATACTGAAAAATTAAAACACGATGATTGGTTTAATGGTACCTTAAAATATTACAGGGAAATATTTCAATATGAGGCTCCTGAGGACATCTGGAAAAATCACGATAATATAAATTCTAAAAAACACTGGATTAAAAGGCTGTACCTGTCTCTTTTACTTCTAACTCCATTTTTGTTTTCCTCCTGTTTAGGGCAGGTTATCAGTGTTTTAAGTCCTATTATTCTAACAATAATTGCAGTATTGGGATTTGGATATTTAATTTTCTTACTTCAGGATAATGGTAAAAACAATCGCTCGACCAATGATGGCGGTGGTGGTTCAAGTTGTGGTGGAAACAGTTGCAGTGGAGGAGGAGACGGAGGCGGTTGTGGAGGCGGATGTGGCGGATGTGGTGGTTGTGGAGGCGGGTAA
- a CDS encoding methyltransferase family protein, which produces MNLQILFYVSMGVWFLSEIIYKQKLKSADQDQKKDRSTLNILWLVIIVSIASAVTVSNISSFPISNSAWILYLGVALILIGIIFRLIIIRSLGKYFTVDITIKDDHKIKKEGFYNYLRHPSYSFSLLTFLGLGLYLNNWFSLALAFIPPFLAFSYRIKIEEQALVEQFGDEYIQYRKMTKKLIPFIY; this is translated from the coding sequence ATGAATCTACAAATCTTATTTTATGTTTCTATGGGAGTTTGGTTTTTAAGTGAAATTATTTACAAACAAAAACTGAAATCTGCAGATCAAGATCAGAAAAAAGATAGATCTACACTCAATATCCTTTGGTTGGTGATTATAGTATCAATTGCAAGTGCGGTTACTGTTTCGAATATATCCAGTTTCCCGATCTCTAATTCAGCATGGATTCTGTATTTAGGGGTGGCGCTTATTCTAATCGGAATTATTTTCAGATTAATTATAATAAGATCTCTGGGAAAATATTTTACAGTTGATATCACAATAAAAGATGACCATAAAATTAAAAAAGAAGGATTTTACAATTATCTTAGACATCCTTCTTATAGTTTCTCACTATTAACTTTTCTGGGGCTTGGTTTATATTTAAATAATTGGTTTTCTCTGGCTTTAGCATTTATTCCGCCATTCTTGGCATTCAGTTATAGAATTAAAATTGAAGAACAGGCTCTTGTAGAGCAATTTGGAGATGAATATATTCAATACCGAAAAATGACCAAGAAGTTAATTCCTTTTATTTATTAA
- a CDS encoding 2TM domain-containing protein → MEKHFNTMDYNQAYERVKRLKSFYKSLTWYGIIAGILFFNDYFENGKIDFSFYHGSILLLIWGIILFIKGVKLFIFDSTWEQRILNKELEKSKSKL, encoded by the coding sequence ATGGAAAAACACTTTAATACAATGGATTATAATCAGGCATACGAGCGGGTAAAACGATTGAAAAGTTTTTATAAAAGTCTTACATGGTATGGTATTATTGCGGGGATATTATTTTTCAACGATTATTTTGAAAATGGAAAAATTGATTTTTCATTCTATCACGGATCAATCCTGTTGCTAATCTGGGGAATAATATTATTCATTAAAGGGGTTAAATTATTTATCTTTGATTCAACCTGGGAACAAAGAATTCTGAATAAGGAATTAGAAAAAAGCAAATCGAAATTATAA
- a CDS encoding 2TM domain-containing protein: METLSFNKENRAYEKAAKRVKELKGFYGNLTSYCLIIPFLLALNLLTSPTHLWFYWPMLGWGMGLVAHGINVFGIGKDWEENKIKELMEADKRNHGKTL, from the coding sequence ATGGAAACACTATCATTCAACAAAGAAAACCGCGCTTACGAAAAAGCAGCAAAGAGAGTAAAAGAATTAAAAGGGTTTTATGGAAATCTGACGTCTTATTGTCTGATCATTCCTTTTTTACTGGCTTTAAATCTTTTAACATCACCTACTCATTTATGGTTTTATTGGCCAATGTTAGGATGGGGAATGGGACTTGTAGCTCATGGAATAAATGTTTTCGGAATCGGAAAAGACTGGGAAGAAAATAAAATAAAAGAACTGATGGAAGCAGATAAAAGAAATCATGGAAAAACACTTTAA
- a CDS encoding AraC family transcriptional regulator → MEEYKKRIIKIIQYIEQHLDTDLSLEKVAEISAYSPFHFHRVFKLITGETLQNYTIRKRIEKSALYLAMRKRVDIKEIYLELGFDNHSGFNKAFKKYYGKSPSEFRKSAPENFHKILKIESKNGQVDAVFHQYICNVENLLKWRTMNLEIKVADLEEMHLASVMSLGIENVESSYDVLINWAKKKHLFPRDHVKMISVYHDSFKTTSPDKVRIHAGMLVEDKLEAQDEEIFPEILEAGKFIIGSGEVTLDDFEQCWVSLFLWMNENHYTTRKAFPFEIYHSNFKEHPEGKMLVDFCIPIH, encoded by the coding sequence TTGGAAGAATATAAAAAAAGGATTATTAAAATAATTCAATATATAGAACAGCATCTTGACACGGATCTCAGTCTGGAGAAAGTTGCAGAGATCAGCGCATACTCTCCCTTCCATTTTCACCGGGTTTTTAAGCTTATTACCGGAGAAACTCTTCAGAATTATACCATAAGAAAGAGGATAGAAAAAAGTGCCTTATATCTTGCTATGAGAAAGAGAGTGGATATAAAGGAAATATATTTAGAATTGGGATTTGACAATCATTCGGGTTTTAATAAAGCCTTTAAAAAATATTACGGAAAGTCCCCTTCTGAATTTCGTAAATCTGCTCCTGAAAATTTTCACAAGATCTTAAAAATTGAAAGCAAGAATGGACAAGTTGATGCCGTTTTTCACCAATATATTTGTAATGTAGAAAACCTATTAAAATGGAGAACAATGAATTTAGAAATTAAAGTCGCAGATCTGGAAGAGATGCATCTTGCGTCTGTAATGAGCCTTGGTATTGAAAATGTAGAATCGTCTTATGATGTCTTGATCAATTGGGCTAAAAAGAAACACTTATTTCCCCGGGATCATGTAAAAATGATTTCTGTGTATCACGACAGCTTCAAAACGACATCTCCGGATAAGGTACGAATTCATGCCGGGATGCTTGTCGAAGATAAGCTGGAAGCCCAGGATGAGGAGATTTTTCCAGAGATCCTTGAGGCGGGAAAATTTATCATTGGTAGTGGAGAGGTGACTCTTGATGATTTTGAGCAATGCTGGGTATCTTTATTCTTATGGATGAATGAAAACCATTATACAACCAGAAAAGCTTTCCCATTTGAGATCTACCATTCCAACTTTAAAGAACATCCGGAAGGAAAAATGTTGGTTGATTTTTGTATTCCAATACATTAA
- a CDS encoding 2TM domain-containing protein produces the protein MKRKSLIVLLWVSIGTALFFFLFFTKEKTIDNFMLSFLISTMYSFLLGMGNGLINDYLNKKIPWSEATTKRAILSIVSILIANIILVYICNYINFVIFQKAATPEEFFSGKYNFTNWFMVNIALLISAFLHARGFMEELKKTSKKEVVEQKLIATSANAQFETLKNQLDPHFLFNSLNVLSSLIDENPKQAQKFTASMSKIYRYVLEQKDKELVTVEDEIEFAKTYCDLLKTRFEDSVDFIFDVRKEDYRRYVVPLSLQLLLENCIKHNFATSSKPLVIKVFSENDTLCIENNLQEREQIKESAGIGLANIVQRYSLLTKRNVFIEKSEDYFKVKLPVLSDKPTVVGLKKEDQDKAYKRARKRVKEIKGFYANLISYCIVIPFLIFINIYTQNKYHWFWWPLLGWGIGVASHAFQVFGVGEPWQERKIQEIMNKQKNRDNGNI, from the coding sequence ATGAAACGTAAAAGTCTTATCGTATTACTTTGGGTATCCATTGGAACCGCATTATTTTTCTTTTTGTTCTTTACAAAAGAAAAGACGATAGATAATTTTATGCTTTCCTTTCTTATTTCCACCATGTATTCTTTTCTTTTGGGGATGGGAAATGGGCTAATAAACGACTATCTAAATAAAAAGATTCCGTGGTCGGAGGCAACTACTAAAAGAGCCATATTAAGTATTGTTTCAATTCTTATAGCTAACATTATCTTGGTCTACATCTGCAACTATATCAATTTTGTTATTTTTCAGAAAGCAGCCACTCCGGAGGAATTTTTTTCAGGGAAGTATAATTTTACCAACTGGTTTATGGTGAATATTGCCCTGCTTATTTCTGCCTTTCTCCATGCTAGAGGATTTATGGAAGAGCTCAAAAAGACCTCTAAGAAAGAGGTAGTAGAGCAGAAATTAATTGCAACATCTGCAAATGCACAGTTTGAGACGCTTAAAAATCAGCTGGATCCACACTTTCTTTTTAATTCCTTAAATGTTTTAAGCTCTTTAATTGATGAAAACCCAAAACAGGCTCAGAAGTTTACGGCTTCAATGTCAAAGATTTATCGTTATGTTTTAGAACAAAAAGATAAAGAACTGGTGACCGTAGAAGATGAAATAGAATTTGCAAAAACCTATTGCGATTTATTAAAAACGAGATTCGAGGATAGTGTAGACTTTATTTTTGATGTACGAAAAGAAGATTACAGAAGATATGTAGTTCCGCTTTCTTTGCAGCTGCTTTTGGAAAACTGTATCAAACATAATTTTGCAACATCTTCAAAACCTTTGGTTATTAAAGTATTTTCAGAAAATGACACTTTATGTATTGAAAACAATCTCCAGGAAAGAGAACAGATCAAGGAAAGTGCAGGAATTGGATTAGCGAATATTGTACAGCGCTATTCTCTGCTTACTAAGAGAAATGTTTTTATTGAAAAATCCGAAGATTATTTTAAAGTGAAACTTCCGGTTTTATCAGATAAGCCAACGGTTGTCGGTTTGAAAAAAGAAGATCAGGATAAAGCATACAAAAGAGCACGAAAGAGGGTAAAAGAAATTAAGGGATTTTATGCCAATCTTATTTCTTATTGCATTGTTATTCCCTTTTTAATTTTTATTAATATTTATACCCAAAACAAATATCACTGGTTTTGGTGGCCACTGTTAGGATGGGGTATTGGAGTTGCTTCACATGCTTTTCAGGTTTTTGGAGTTGGAGAACCTTGGCAGGAAAGGAAAATTCAGGAAATCATGAATAAACAAAAAAACAGAGACAATGGAAACATTTGA
- the mnmA gene encoding tRNA 2-thiouridine(34) synthase MnmA, with translation MKVVVGLSGGVDSSVTAYLLQQQGHEVVALFMRNWNDASVTLEDECPWIEDSNDALMVAQKLGIPFQVIDMSELYKERIVDYMFAEYEKGRTPNPDVLCNREVKFDVFMKTAMSLGADKVATGHYARVNSTFDENGKEIFHLLAGKDNNKDQSYFLCQLNQDQLSKALFPIGELTKPEVREIAKEIGLVTADKKDSQGLCFIGKVSLPQFLQQQLKPNEGEIVEIFSDSPLFSQEKPGFSSKEEELDYLAQKINYKKSDGKVIGKHQGAQFFTIGQSKGLGIGGHKESCFIVSRDMENNIIFVGEGHSFPGLHKKALKVDNSELHWVREDLKLKNGESMEVMARFRYRQALQKAIIYQFENAFYMEFEEPQSAIAEGQFASWYIGDELLGSGVIA, from the coding sequence ATGAAAGTAGTTGTAGGATTGTCGGGAGGTGTAGATTCCAGTGTTACAGCATATTTGCTGCAACAGCAAGGTCATGAAGTAGTGGCTTTGTTTATGAGGAACTGGAATGATGCATCCGTAACTCTAGAAGATGAATGCCCTTGGATAGAGGACAGTAATGATGCATTAATGGTAGCTCAAAAACTTGGAATCCCTTTCCAGGTTATTGATATGAGTGAACTTTATAAGGAGCGTATTGTAGACTATATGTTTGCAGAGTATGAAAAGGGAAGAACTCCAAACCCAGATGTTTTATGCAACAGGGAGGTTAAGTTTGATGTTTTTATGAAAACAGCAATGTCTTTAGGTGCTGATAAAGTTGCAACAGGTCATTATGCAAGAGTAAATTCAACTTTTGATGAAAACGGAAAAGAAATTTTTCATCTTTTAGCAGGAAAAGATAACAATAAAGACCAGTCTTATTTTCTTTGCCAGCTGAATCAGGATCAATTATCTAAAGCATTATTCCCAATTGGTGAACTTACAAAACCTGAGGTTAGAGAAATTGCAAAAGAAATTGGTTTGGTAACTGCTGATAAAAAAGATTCTCAGGGATTATGTTTTATTGGAAAAGTAAGTTTACCTCAATTTTTACAACAACAATTAAAGCCTAATGAGGGTGAAATTGTGGAAATTTTCAGTGATTCTCCTTTATTCTCACAAGAAAAACCCGGGTTTTCTTCTAAAGAAGAAGAATTAGACTACTTAGCTCAAAAGATCAACTATAAAAAATCTGATGGAAAAGTAATTGGAAAGCATCAAGGCGCTCAATTTTTCACGATCGGACAAAGCAAAGGCTTAGGAATAGGTGGGCATAAAGAAAGTTGTTTTATTGTGTCCAGAGATATGGAAAACAATATCATCTTTGTAGGAGAAGGACATAGTTTCCCAGGGTTGCATAAAAAAGCTCTAAAGGTTGATAATTCTGAACTTCATTGGGTTCGCGAGGATCTAAAACTGAAGAACGGAGAAAGCATGGAAGTAATGGCTAGGTTCCGTTACAGACAGGCACTTCAGAAAGCTATTATCTATCAATTTGAAAATGCATTTTACATGGAATTTGAGGAGCCTCAATCTGCAATTGCTGAAGGACAGTTTGCTTCCTGGTATATTGGTGATGAACTTTTAGGAAGTGGAGTTATTGCTTAG
- a CDS encoding LytR/AlgR family response regulator transcription factor codes for MIKTVIIEDEKPASRKLERMLSIFPEIEVIAKIESVEEGIAWFSENEHPQLIFSDIVLGDGLSFDIFEKIPSKGFMIYTTAFDQYTLKAFKLNSIDYLLKPILEEDLAGAIEKFKSFLPSDNSVTSQDIKQLIKKDKSTLSRILVKIGYNLKIVQTHEISCFYSENKIVYLQTQERNYPSDFTLDELEDTLDEKKFFRVNRQFIINSDYIKNIHTSPNYKVEMEFQPKEEITVSRDRVKDFKDWLVS; via the coding sequence ATGATCAAAACTGTCATTATTGAGGATGAAAAACCGGCTTCAAGGAAGTTAGAGCGGATGTTAAGTATATTCCCTGAAATAGAGGTTATTGCAAAAATTGAATCCGTAGAAGAAGGTATTGCTTGGTTTTCTGAAAATGAACATCCTCAGTTGATATTTTCGGACATTGTTCTCGGTGATGGATTGTCCTTCGATATTTTTGAAAAAATTCCTTCAAAAGGATTTATGATCTACACAACTGCCTTTGATCAATATACACTAAAAGCCTTTAAACTAAATAGTATAGATTATTTATTAAAACCGATTTTAGAAGAGGATCTGGCTGGAGCGATAGAAAAATTTAAATCATTTCTTCCTTCAGATAACTCAGTTACTTCACAGGATATTAAGCAGTTAATTAAAAAAGATAAATCAACTCTTTCCAGGATCTTAGTAAAAATAGGATATAATTTGAAGATTGTTCAAACCCATGAAATAAGCTGTTTCTACAGTGAAAATAAGATTGTTTATTTACAGACCCAGGAAAGAAACTATCCTTCAGATTTTACATTGGATGAATTGGAAGATACTTTGGATGAGAAAAAGTTTTTCAGAGTAAACAGACAATTTATCATCAATTCAGATTATATTAAGAATATTCATACATCGCCAAATTATAAGGTTGAAATGGAATTTCAGCCAAAAGAAGAGATTACAGTCAGCAGGGATCGCGTTAAAGATTTTAAAGACTGGTTGGTAAGTTAA
- a CDS encoding superoxide dismutase family protein, which translates to MKLQKLVLLTGFALFAVSCGTTNTYMVNAKSGTQTGGTAKFTQKGDEVIMKLDVTNLTPGIHAVHIHEKGDCSAADGTSTGGHWNPAKDDHGKWGAEHFHMGDIGNLVADQTGTATLTFKTNKWCLGCTDESKNIIGKGLIVHAAADDFHTQPTGNAGGRVGCVEIK; encoded by the coding sequence ATGAAACTACAAAAATTAGTATTATTAACAGGATTTGCCCTATTTGCTGTTTCTTGTGGAACAACAAATACGTACATGGTCAACGCTAAAAGCGGAACACAGACTGGAGGAACGGCTAAGTTTACTCAGAAAGGAGATGAAGTTATCATGAAACTGGATGTAACGAATTTAACTCCGGGAATCCACGCAGTACACATCCACGAAAAAGGAGATTGTTCTGCTGCTGATGGGACTTCTACTGGAGGACACTGGAATCCGGCAAAAGATGACCATGGTAAATGGGGTGCTGAACATTTCCATATGGGAGATATCGGTAACTTGGTTGCTGATCAGACAGGAACTGCAACATTAACTTTCAAAACCAATAAATGGTGTCTTGGATGTACCGATGAGTCTAAGAATATCATTGGAAAAGGGCTTATTGTACATGCTGCTGCAGATGACTTTCATACTCAGCCAACAGGAAATGCCGGTGGACGAGTGGGATGTGTAGAGATCAAGTAA
- a CDS encoding 2TM domain-containing protein has product METFDENDIQYQQAKRKVDKLRGFYGHLFSYIAVNIMIAYFNYTNLKPGESYFEFKNFFTATFWGIGLLAHALVVFLPSFNFMRKWEERKIKELMDKNKE; this is encoded by the coding sequence ATGGAAACATTTGATGAAAATGATATTCAATATCAGCAAGCCAAAAGAAAGGTAGATAAACTGAGAGGATTTTACGGACACTTATTCTCCTATATTGCTGTAAACATTATGATTGCTTACTTTAATTATACGAATTTAAAACCAGGAGAAAGCTATTTTGAGTTTAAAAATTTCTTTACTGCAACATTCTGGGGCATTGGACTTCTTGCACATGCGCTGGTTGTATTTTTACCTAGTTTTAATTTTATGAGAAAATGGGAAGAAAGAAAAATTAAAGAACTAATGGACAAAAATAAAGAATGA
- a CDS encoding TonB-dependent receptor — translation MQTQKLLFLIAFLSFFLSYTQVKITGKVTFRNKGVSDINVTLKGTYDGATTDAKGNFSFETTEKGDHILTFTHPKYNDVEKPIVIGNQDIAVDAELKEQINEIDAVVISAGSIEASDKKRATALLTPIDIYTTAGADGQISSALNYLPGVQKVGETEGLFIRGGTGTESKIFMDGSLINNYFSSSVPGIAGRDRFNTSLFKGNVFSSGGYSALYGQALSGALMLESVDLPDQSSYDFGISPIFLSGGFQKLSDDKNHSYGATLGYSLLSLMSNVLNFNTDFIDAPQGLNGDANFRIKTKSGGFFKYYGMYDTNKMGVRTESLEPDYDFALVRLKGKNTYHNLSFKQKFGKYLLNTGASYSYNRSDLNFSTEKSEIESDKTQLLTTGNYINFKAVLERKINKISAVRGGVELNNADEKLNFEEVNKHYQDFISSVFAETDLGFSNQFSAKIGVRAENSSFLNKSNIAPRLALAYRLAQNWTTSFAYGLFYQNPESKYINGPANLDFQKSQHYILQVQRTSEGRSLRFEAFYKKYDQLIKVKDIASINDQSQPVQTAINNNGYGYAKGLELFWRDKKTFENIDYWISYSFLDSKRDFMNYPVSLKPNFASEHTLSAVAKRFIPEWKLGVNLSYTYAKGRPYYDIATKDVNGNIVSFTRNEGRLKDYNALNLSFNYLPNLGKKEAKMFTVFVLSISNILGTKNVYGYNFSQDGSRSSTVVPPVNTFVFVGAFISFGVDKTQDAINNNL, via the coding sequence ATGCAGACACAAAAATTATTATTTCTAATTGCCTTTCTATCGTTCTTTTTAAGTTACACTCAAGTAAAAATTACAGGGAAGGTAACCTTTAGAAATAAGGGGGTTAGTGATATCAACGTCACATTGAAAGGAACTTACGACGGTGCTACAACAGATGCTAAAGGTAATTTCTCTTTTGAAACCACTGAAAAAGGGGATCATATACTTACTTTTACCCATCCAAAATATAACGATGTTGAAAAGCCGATTGTCATTGGAAATCAAGACATAGCTGTAGATGCGGAACTGAAAGAGCAGATCAACGAAATTGACGCGGTGGTGATTTCTGCAGGATCGATAGAAGCCAGTGATAAAAAAAGAGCGACCGCATTATTGACACCGATTGATATCTACACAACAGCAGGAGCAGACGGACAGATTTCTTCAGCATTGAATTATCTTCCAGGAGTGCAGAAAGTAGGAGAAACGGAAGGCTTATTTATCAGAGGTGGTACTGGAACAGAATCTAAGATCTTTATGGATGGAAGCCTTATCAATAATTATTTCTCCAGTTCAGTTCCTGGAATTGCAGGAAGGGACCGATTCAATACTTCTCTTTTTAAAGGAAATGTATTTTCCAGTGGTGGATATTCAGCTTTATATGGGCAGGCTCTTTCAGGAGCGTTAATGCTTGAGAGTGTTGATTTACCTGATCAGAGCTCTTATGATTTTGGCATTTCTCCAATCTTTCTAAGTGGTGGGTTTCAAAAATTAAGCGATGATAAAAATCACTCGTATGGTGCTACTTTAGGATATTCTCTTTTAAGTCTTATGTCTAATGTTCTCAATTTCAATACTGATTTTATTGATGCACCGCAAGGTCTAAATGGAGATGCTAATTTTCGGATTAAAACAAAATCCGGAGGATTTTTTAAGTATTACGGAATGTATGACACGAATAAAATGGGAGTGAGGACAGAAAGCTTAGAGCCAGATTATGATTTTGCTCTCGTAAGATTGAAAGGAAAAAACACTTACCATAATCTTTCTTTTAAACAAAAGTTCGGAAAGTATCTGTTAAATACAGGAGCTTCCTATTCATACAACAGATCAGATCTTAATTTCTCAACAGAAAAAAGCGAGATAGAATCCGATAAGACACAGCTTTTGACTACCGGAAATTACATCAATTTTAAAGCTGTTTTGGAAAGAAAGATCAATAAAATAAGTGCAGTGCGTGGCGGCGTTGAATTAAATAATGCCGATGAAAAGCTAAATTTTGAAGAGGTAAACAAGCATTATCAGGATTTTATCTCTTCTGTTTTTGCTGAAACAGATTTAGGATTTAGCAATCAGTTTTCAGCGAAGATAGGAGTGCGGGCTGAAAATTCTTCTTTCTTAAATAAAAGCAATATTGCTCCTCGTTTAGCCTTAGCTTATCGTTTAGCTCAAAACTGGACCACTTCTTTCGCATATGGCCTTTTCTATCAAAACCCCGAAAGCAAATATATTAATGGGCCTGCCAATTTGGATTTTCAAAAATCACAGCATTACATTCTCCAGGTTCAAAGAACATCAGAGGGAAGGAGTTTGAGATTTGAAGCTTTTTATAAAAAATATGATCAGCTGATAAAAGTGAAGGATATTGCTTCAATCAATGATCAGAGCCAACCTGTTCAGACAGCCATCAATAACAATGGATATGGCTATGCAAAAGGATTGGAATTGTTTTGGCGGGACAAAAAAACATTTGAAAATATTGATTACTGGATCAGTTATTCATTTTTGGATTCTAAAAGGGATTTTATGAATTATCCTGTTAGCTTAAAGCCTAATTTTGCATCAGAGCATACCCTATCAGCGGTTGCCAAGAGATTTATTCCTGAGTGGAAATTAGGGGTTAATCTTTCTTACACCTATGCAAAAGGCCGTCCTTATTATGATATTGCAACGAAAGACGTAAACGGAAACATTGTAAGTTTTACGAGAAATGAAGGAAGGTTGAAAGATTATAATGCTCTCAATTTGAGCTTTAATTATCTTCCCAATCTTGGAAAAAAAGAGGCAAAGATGTTTACTGTTTTCGTGTTGAGTATTTCCAATATACTGGGAACAAAAAATGTATATGGATACAATTTTTCACAAGATGGATCCAGAAGCTCTACAGTGGTTCCTCCAGTAAATACATTTGTCTTCGTTGGAGCATTTATCAGCTTCGGAGTTGATAAGACACAAGATGCAATCAATAATAATTTATAA